GGCTTTTCCTGGAGAGTAAAGAGCCGATCCGATCCCTGCCCCGTTGGAGACTACAAGAAAGTCTGCAAGATTCTCAGAGTTGACTCCCCCGGTAACAACAAGCAAAGTACCCTTTGGCAAAACCGCTCGCAGCGCCTTGCAGTATGACGGGCTGATTGCATCACCGGGGAATATCTTTAGAGCATCTGCCCCTGCATCCAACGCTTGAAAGGCTTCTGTGGGAGTGAAGACTCCAGGCACCGAAATCATTCCCATCCGCTTGGTTGCCTTGACCACCTCAGGGTTCAGGTTCGGAGAGACAATCAAGGTTCCCCCAGCGTCGGCCACCTGAGGAACTTGTTCCGGCTTTAAAACCGTGCCAGCTCCGATGAGAGCAGAACCGCTGTAGCGTTTGGCTAGCTGCTGAATACTCTGATACGGATCTGGAGAATTGAGCGGAACTTCCAGAATTCGATAACCAAGTTCAATCAACACATCCCCCACCTCATCTACCTCGTGGTGGGTAATCCCTCTGAGAATCGCAAGTAAGGGGACAGGATTCAGCCAATCACTGATCATCTTTTGCATCAGAAACTCCTCAATGATTGTCCCTTGGAACCCCTTTGCTCTGGGCAATTCGCTGATACTTGACAGCAGATTTCAAGACCATCCCCTGCGCTAGTTGATCAACGTCACGACGCTGTAGTTCCTGCCAGGGTGTTTGAGACTCGGGAATTGGGAATCCATCTCGCTCCAGCTTTTCACGTCTGCTGGCTAACTCTGCACCATCAATCAAGATGTCTGCACGACCTTTTTTCAGGTCAATCCGGACACGGTCATTCATTTGTACAAGGGCAAGACCTCCCAGAGCAGCAGCTTCAGGCGATGCATTCAAAATCGAGGGAGAACCAGAAGTGCCACTTTGTCGACCATCTCCAATGCAGGGCAACTCTTTCACACCTTGCTTCAGCAAATAATCCGGCGCACGCATGTTGACCACCTCAGCAGCCCCAGGATAGCCGATTGGACCTGCACCACGCATGAAAAGCAGACAGTTGGCATCAATCTTCAGGGAAGGATCATCAATCCGCTTATGGTAATCTTCTGGACCATTGAACACGATTGCTCGGCCCTCGAAAGCATCTGGGTCATCTGGATTTGAAAGATATTGTTCCCTGAATTCCTTGGAAATGACAGAGGTCTTCATGATGGCGGCATCAAAGAGATCCCCCCGCAACACCTTAAAGCCAGCCGCAGGCTTTAACGCAGTGTCGAAACTGCGAATTACGTCTGTATCCACAACTTCCGCATCTCGGCAATTCTCTCCAATGGTTTTCCCATTGGCTGTCATCGCATCTTCATGAATCCGACCGTGGCGGATCAGCTCCGCAACGACAGCAGGGACTCCTCCTGCATGATGGTAATCCTCTCCAAGATAGGCTCCTGCGGGCTGGAGGTTGACCAGTAATGGAATGTCATGACCATGATTTTCCCAATCATCGACCTCCAGCTCCACCCCTATATGACGTGCAACTGCATTGAGGTGAATTGGAGCGTTGGTTGAGCCACCAATTGCAGAGTTGATCACGATTGCATTCTCGAAGGCCTTACGAGTCAAAATGTCAGAAGGCTTCAAATCTTCCTTGACCATATCCACGATGCGCTTGCCAGTGAGATAGGCTGCTTGTGCCCTCTCTCGGTAAGGGGCGGGAATCGAGGCACTTCCAGGTAAGGACATCCCCAATGCTTCAGCGAGGGAGTTCATTGTTGTCGCTGTCCCCATTGTGTTGCAGTAGCCTGGGGAGGGAGCAGAGGAGGCTACCAAATCAACAAATCCGGGGTAGTCAATTTCGCCACGAGCCATCATCTCTCGTGCTCGCCAGACGATGGTTCCAGAGCCGGTTCGCTCTCCTCGGAACCAGCCGTTGAGCATCGGTCCACCAGAAAGGGTAATGGCAGGGATATTCACCGTTGCTGCTGCCATTAGCGCAGCTGGTGTGGTTTTATCACAGCCGATTGTCAGCACTACACCATCGATCGGATAGCCGTACAGAACTTCGACGAGGCTCAGGTAGGCAAGATTCCGATCCAAAGAAGCGGTGGGTCGTTTACCAGTTTCCTGAATTGGGTGAACTGGGAACTCAATTGCGATCCCCCCCGCTTCTCGAATGCCCTCCCGTACCCTTTTGGCCAGTTCAATATGAGGCCGATTACATGGCGATAAGTCTGATCCAGTTTGGGCGATGCCAATCACAGGCTTCCCTGACTGCAATTCTTCGCGAGTCAGACCAAAATTCAGATAACGCTCCAAGTAAAGAGCGGTCATGTCCGGGTTGGCAGGATTATCGAACCATTCCTGTGATCGAAAGCGTGTATTGGATTTAGACTGACTCATGTCTCCTCAATATGGATACTCAGTGGCGGATGAACGCAGGCGGCAACTTTTCAACTTGCTTCTGCAGGCTGCTCGAAGGATGAAGACGCCTCATCGTTGGAGTTCCAGCCTTCTCGCTGTTGGATCGTTGACAAAGTTACGACACTGCTTGAGTATGTCAAACAGAATTCTCAGAAGCAACAACTTAAACAGCTCATTTTTTTCAGAAAGTATGATGGAAAATCAGCAGGATTGGGTAGCAGTAGACTGGGGAACGACCCACTTTCGAATCTGGCGTATGCATGGAGATAAAGCCTTGGATGGACGCGAAGCATCGTGTGGTCTGCTGAGTCTGAAACGTGAGGAATTCGAACCCACATTGAAGGAGCATCTCCATGGATGGCCAACGGAGAGCCCTGTACTGATGAGTGGAATGGTTGGGAGTCGTCAGGGCTGGCAGGAAGCTCCTTACTTGCTCTTGCCGGTCTCACTGAAAGATGTTGCGATTGGTGCGGTAGATGTTCAAACGAAAGATCTGCAGCGCAAGGTTCACGTGTTGCCCGGGGTAGCTTGCCGAGAAGAATCAACGCCAGATGTTATGCGGGGAGAAGAAACCCAAATGCTAGGATTGGGAGCTGGGTCATCAGAATGGTCTGGAATGATATGTTTGCCTGGGACGCATTGTAAGTGGGTGAAAGTGAATCTGGGGCAGGTTCACCAATTTGATACCTATCTAACGGGCGAACTCTTCTCAATTGTGCGTCAGCACAGTATTTTACAGCATGATTTGGAATCAGAAGAGGTTGACGCAGAACACCCTGCT
The window above is part of the SAR324 cluster bacterium genome. Proteins encoded here:
- a CDS encoding dihydroxy-acid dehydratase family protein, with product MSQSKSNTRFRSQEWFDNPANPDMTALYLERYLNFGLTREELQSGKPVIGIAQTGSDLSPCNRPHIELAKRVREGIREAGGIAIEFPVHPIQETGKRPTASLDRNLAYLSLVEVLYGYPIDGVVLTIGCDKTTPAALMAAATVNIPAITLSGGPMLNGWFRGERTGSGTIVWRAREMMARGEIDYPGFVDLVASSAPSPGYCNTMGTATTMNSLAEALGMSLPGSASIPAPYRERAQAAYLTGKRIVDMVKEDLKPSDILTRKAFENAIVINSAIGGSTNAPIHLNAVARHIGVELEVDDWENHGHDIPLLVNLQPAGAYLGEDYHHAGGVPAVVAELIRHGRIHEDAMTANGKTIGENCRDAEVVDTDVIRSFDTALKPAAGFKVLRGDLFDAAIMKTSVISKEFREQYLSNPDDPDAFEGRAIVFNGPEDYHKRIDDPSLKIDANCLLFMRGAGPIGYPGAAEVVNMRAPDYLLKQGVKELPCIGDGRQSGTSGSPSILNASPEAAALGGLALVQMNDRVRIDLKKGRADILIDGAELASRREKLERDGFPIPESQTPWQELQRRDVDQLAQGMVLKSAVKYQRIAQSKGVPRDNH
- a CDS encoding 2-dehydro-3-deoxy-6-phosphogalactonate aldolase encodes the protein MQKMISDWLNPVPLLAILRGITHHEVDEVGDVLIELGYRILEVPLNSPDPYQSIQQLAKRYSGSALIGAGTVLKPEQVPQVADAGGTLIVSPNLNPEVVKATKRMGMISVPGVFTPTEAFQALDAGADALKIFPGDAISPSYCKALRAVLPKGTLLVVTGGVNSENLADFLVVSNGAGIGSALYSPGKA
- a CDS encoding 2-dehydro-3-deoxygalactonokinase, yielding MMENQQDWVAVDWGTTHFRIWRMHGDKALDGREASCGLLSLKREEFEPTLKEHLHGWPTESPVLMSGMVGSRQGWQEAPYLLLPVSLKDVAIGAVDVQTKDLQRKVHVLPGVACREESTPDVMRGEETQMLGLGAGSSEWSGMICLPGTHCKWVKVNLGQVHQFDTYLTGELFSIVRQHSILQHDLESEEVDAEHPAFAKGVSTGFKESTPLLTSLFRVRATSLLLNRDPVANLAFLSGRLLGEELRSATQNIEKTEKIQLVGESSLTKLYARALSLVGREVDLHSGDDLVRQGLTAAWQFLYPQTE